A single region of the Drosophila takahashii strain IR98-3 E-12201 chromosome 2R, DtakHiC1v2, whole genome shotgun sequence genome encodes:
- the zip gene encoding myosin heavy chain, non-muscle isoform X4 yields the protein MSEEVDRNDPELKYLSVERNQYNDPATQAEWTQKRLVWVPHENQGFVAASIKREHGDEVEVELAETGKRVMILRDDIQKMNPPKFDKVEDMAELTCLNEASVLHNIKDRYYSGLIYTYSGLFCVVVNPYKKLPIYTEKIMERYKGIKRHEVPPHVFAITDSAYRNMLGDREDQSILCTGESGAGKTENTKKVIQFLAYVAASKPKGSGAVPHPAVLIGELEQQLLQANPILEAFGNAKTVKNDNSSRFGKFIRINFDASGFISGANIETYLLEKSRAIRQAKDERTFHIFYQLLAGATPEQREKFILDDVKSYAFLSNGSLPVPGVDDYAEFQATVKSMNIMGMTSEDFNSIFRIVSAVLLFGSMKFRQERNNDQATLPDNTVAQKIAHLLGLSVTDMTRAFLTPRIKVGRDFVTKAQTKEQVEFAVEAIAKACYERMFKWLVNRINRSLDRTKRQGASFIGILDMAGFEIFELNSFEQLCINYTNEKLQQLFNHTMFILEQEEYQREGIEWKFIDFGLDLQPTIDLIDKPGGIMALLDEECWFPKATDRTFVDKLVSAHSMHPKFMKTDFRGVADFAIVHYAGRVDYSAAKWLMKNMDPLNENIVSLLQGSQDPFVVNIWKDAEIVGMAQQALTDTQFGARTRKGMFRTVSHLYKEQLAKLMDTLRNTNPNFVRCIIPNHEKRAGKIDAPLVLDQLRCNGVLEGIRICRQGFPNRIPFQEFRQRYELLTPNVIPKGFMDGKKACEKMIQALELDSNLYRVGQSKIFFRAGVLAHLEEERDFKISDLIVNFQAFCRGFLARRNYQKRLQQLNAIRIIQRNCAAYLKLRNWQWWRLYTKVKPLLEVTKQEEKLVQKEDELKQVREKLDTLAKNTQEYERKYQQALVEKTTLAEQLQAEIELCAEAEESRSRLMARKQELEDMMQELETRIEEEEERVLALGGEKKKLELNIQDLEEQLEEEEAARQKLQLEKVQLDAKIKKHEEDLALTDDQNQKLLKEKKLLEERANDLSQTLAEEEEKAKHLAKLKAKHEATIAELEERMHKDQQVRQESDRSKRKIETEVADLKEQLNERRVQVEEMQAQLAKREEELTQTLLRIDEESATKATAQKAQRELESQLAEIQEDLEAEKAARAKAEKVRRDLSEELEALKNELLDSLDTTAAQQELRSKREQELATLKKSLEEETVNHEGVLADMRHKHSQELNGINDQLENLRKAKTVLEKAKGTLEAENADLATELRSVNSSRQENDRRRKQAESQIAELQVKLAEIERARSELQEKCTKLQQEAENITNQLEEAELKASAAVKSASNMESQLTEAQQLLEEETRQKLGLSSKLRQIESEKEALQEQLEEDDEAKRNFERKLAEVTAQMQEIKKKAEEDADLAKELEEGKKRLNKDIEALERQVKELIAQNDRLDKSKKKIQSELEDATIELEAQRTKVLELEKKQKNFDKILAEEKAISEQIAQERDTAEREAREKETKVLSVSRELDEAFDKIEDLENKRKTLQNELDDLANSQGTADKNVHELEKAKRALESQLAELKAQNEELEDDLQLTEDAKLRLEVNMQALRSQFERDLLAKEEGAEEKRRGLVKQLRDLETELDEERKQRTAAVASKKKLEGDLKEIETTMEMHNKVKEDALKHAKKLQAQVKDALRDAEEAKAAKEELQALSKEAERKVKALEAEVLQLTEDLASSERARRAAETERDELAEEIANNANKGSLMIDEKRRLEARIATLEEELEEEQSNSEVLLDRSRKAQLQIEQLTTELANEKSNSQKNENGRALLERQNKELKAKLAEIETAQRTKVKATIATLEAKIANLEEQLENEGKERLLQQKANRKMDKKIKELTMNIEDERRHVDQHKEQMDKLNSRIKLLKRNLDETEEELQKEKTQKRKYQRECEDMIESQEAMNREINSLKTKLRRTGGMGLSSSRLTGTPSSKRAGGGGGGGDDSSVQDESLDGEDSGN from the exons ATGTCGGAGGAAGTAGATCGCAACGATCCGGAGCTCAAGTACCTCTCGGTGGAGCGCAACCAGTACAACGATCCGGCCACGCAGGCCGAGTGGACACAGAAGCGTCTGGTGTGGGTGCCGCACGAGAACCAG GGCTTCGTGGCCGCCAGTATTAAGCGGGAGCATGGCGACGAGGTCGAAGTGGAGCTGGCCGAGACCGGCAAGCGGGTGATGATCCTACGCGACGACATACAGAAGATGAATCCGCCAAAGTTCGACAAAGTCGAGGACATGGCCGAGCTGACGTGCCTGAACGAGGCCTCCGTTTTGCACAACATCAAGGACAGATACTACTCTGGCCTGATCTAT ACATATTCCGGTCTTTTCTGCGTTGTGGTCAATCCGTACAAGAAACTACCGATCTACACCGAAAAGATAATGGAACGGTATAAGGGCATAAAGCGACACGAAGTGCCTCCGCATGTGTTTGCAATAACGGATAGTGCCTATAGAAACATGTTGGGTG ATCGCGAAGACCAATCGATTTTGTGTACTGGCGAATCGGGTGCTGGCAAGACGGAGAACACCAAGAAGGTCATCCAATTTCTGGCCTATGTGGCAGCCTCCAAGCCCAAGGGCTCCGGTGCG GTGCCGCATCCCGCCGTGCTCATT GGCGAGCTGGAGCAACAGCTGCTTCAGGCGAATCCCATACTGGAAGCCTTTGGCAACGCCAAGACCGTTAAGAACGATAACTCTTCGCGTTTC GGCAAATTCATCCGGATCAATTTCGATGCCTCGGGCTTCATCTCGGGGGCCAACATCGAAACCTATCTGCTGGAGAAGTCGCGTGCCATTCGTCAAGCGAAGGACGAACGaacattccatattttctACCAATTGCTGGCGGGGGCCACGCCGGAGCAGCGCGAGAAGTTCATACTCGATGACGTCAAGTCGTATGCATTCCTGTCCAACGGCAGCCTGCCCGTGCCCGGCGTGGACGACTACGCCGAGTTCCAGGCCACGGTCAAGTCGATGAACATTATGGGCATGACATCCGAGGATTTCAACTCGATTTTCCGCATCGTGAGCGCCGTCCTGTTGTTCGGCAGCATGAAATTCCGTCAGGAGCGCAACAACGACCAGGCCACGCTGCCGGACAACACGGTGGCCCAGAAGATCGCGCACCTGCTCGGCCTCAGTGTGACCGACATGACTCGGGCCTTCCTCACGCCACGCATCAAGGTGGGACGAGATTTCGTCACGAAGGCCCAGACAAAGGAGCAGGTGGAGTTCGCCGTGGAGGCCATTGCCAAGGCGTGCTACGAGCGCATGTTCAAGTGGCTGGTGAACCGCATCAACCGTTCCCTGGATCGCACAAAGCGACAGGGCGCCTCCTTCATTGGCATTCTCGATATGGCAGGCTTCGAAATCTTCGAGCTCAACTCCTTTGAGCAGCTGTGCATCAACTACACCAACGAGAAGCTTCAGCAGCTCTTTAACCACACCATGTTCATCCTGGAACAGGAGGAGTATCAGCGAGAGGGCATTGAGTGGAAGTTTATTGACTTCGGGCTCGATTTGCAGCCCACCATCGACCTGATCGACAAGCCCGGCGGCATCATGGCCTTGCTGGACGAAGAGTGCTGGTTCCCCAAGGCCACCGACAGGACGTTTGTCGACAAGCTCGTTTCCGCCCACTCCATGCACCCGAAGTTCATGAAGACGGACTTCCGCGGCGTCGCCGACTTTGCCATCGTGCACTACGCCGGCCGCGTTGACTACTCGGCGGCCAAGTGGCTGATGAAGAACATGGACCCGCTGAACGAGAACATCGTGTCGCTGCTGCAGGGCTCGCAGGATCCGTTCGTGGTGAACATCTGGAAGGATGCGGAGATCGTTGGCATGGCACAGCAGGCCCTGACCGATACCCAGTTCGGGGCCCGCACCCGCAAGGGTATGTTCCGCACCGTGTCGCATCTGTACAAGGAGCAGCTGGCCAAGTTGATGGACACGCTGCGCAACACGAACCCGAACTTTGTGCGCTGTATCATACCTAACCACGAGAAGCGCGCCGGCAAGATCGATGCTCCCTTGGTGCTCGACCAGTTGCGTTGCAACGGCGTGCTCGAGGGCATTCGTATCTGCCGACAGGGCTTCCCCAATCGCATACCCTTCCAGGAGTTCCGCCAACGCTACGAGCTGCTCACGCCCAACGTGATCCCCAAGGGTTTCATGGACGGCAAGAAGGCCTGCGAGAAGATGATTCAGGCGCTGGAGCTCGACTCGAACCTGTATCGAGTGGGCCAGTCGAAGATCTTCTTCCGCGCTGGCGTCCTCGCTCACCTAGAGGAGGAGCGCGATTTCAAGATCTCCGACCTGATCGTCAACTTCCAGGCCTTTTGCCGTGGCTTCCTCGCGCGTCGCAACTACCAGAAGCGGTTGCAGCAGCTCAACGCCATTCGAATCATCCAGCGGAACTGCGCCGCCTACCTCAAGCTCCGCAACTGGCAGTGGTGGCGTCTATACACGAAGGTCAAGCCCCTGTTGGAGGTGACCAAGCAGGAGGAGAAGCTCGTCCAAAAGGAGGATGAGCTGAAGCAGGTGCGCGAGAAGCTCGACACCCTGGCAAAGAACACACAGGAGTACGAGCGCAAGTACCAGCAGGCTTTGGTGGAGAAGACCACTCTAGCCGAGCAGCTGCAGGCCGAGATTGAACTTTGCGCCGAGGCCGAGGAGTCGCGTTCCCGTCTGATGGCTCGCAAGCAGGAACTGGAGGACATGATGCAGGAGCTGGAGACGCGcatcgaggaggaggaagaacGTGTCCTGGCCCTTGGCGGCGAGAAAAAGAAGTTGGAGCTGAATATCCAGGATTTGGAAGAGCAGCTGGAAGAAGAGGAGGCCGCCCGTCAGAAATTGCAGTTGGAGAAGGTGCAGCTCGATGCCAAGATTAAAAAGCACGAAGAAGATCTCGCCCTTACCGACGACCAGAACCAAAAGCTTCTCAAGGAGAAGAAGCTGCTGGAGGAGCGCGCTAACGATCTTTCCCAAACTTTGGCTGAGGAAGAGGAGAAGGCTAAGCATCTGGCCAAGCTAAAGGCCAAACACGAAGCCACGATCGCTGAACTCGAGGAACGCATGCACAAGGATCAGCAGGTGCGTCAGGAGTCTGATCGATCCAAGCGAAAAATCGAGACCGAAGTGGCCGACCTCAAGGAGCAGCTCAACGAGCGCCGCGTCCAGGTGGAGGAGATGCAGGCTCAGCTGGCTAAGCGCGAGGAGGAACTTACCCAGACTCTCTTGCGCATCGATGAGGAATCCGCCACGAAGGCCACCGCCCAGAAGGCTCAGCGCGAGCTGGAGTCACAGCTGGCCGAGATTCAAGAGGATCTGGAGGCCGAGAAGGCGGCTCGTGCAAAGGCCGAGAAGGTGAGACGCGACCTTAGCGAGGAACTGGAGGCTCTCAAAAATGAGTTGCTCGACTCCCTGGACACTACAGCCG ccCAGCAGGAACTGCGCTCTAAGCGCGAGCAGGAGTTGGCTACGCTGAAGAAGTCGCTGGAAGAAGAGACTGTCAACCACGAGGGCGTTTTGGCCGATATGCGGCACAAGCACTCGCAAGAGCTTAACGGCATCAACGACCAGCTTGAGAACCTTCGCAAGGCCAAGACAGTCCTCGAAAAGGCCAAGGGAACCTTGGAGGCGGAGAACGCCGACTTGGCCACTGAACTGCGAAGCGTCAACAGCTCCCGGCAAGAGAACGATCGCCGGCGCAAGCAGGCAGAGTCGCAGATTGCTGAATTGCAG GTAAAACTAGCTGAGATTGAACGCGCTCGCTCGGAACTGCAGGAGAAGTGCACAAAACTGCAGCAGGAAGCAGAGAATATAACGAATCAGCTGGAGGAAGCCGAACTGAAGGCCTCGGCTGCCGTCAAGTCTGCGAGCAACATGGAATCGCAGCTCACGGAGGCCCAGCAGCTATTGGAAGAGGAAACGCGCCAGAAGCTGGGTCTTAGCTCCAAGTTGCGTCAGATCGAGTCAGAAAAGGAAGCTCTACAAgagcagctggaggaggatGATGAAGCCAAGCGCAACTTCGAACGAAAGCTGGCAGAGGTCACCGCCCAGATGCAGGAGATTAAGAAAAAGGCCGAGGAAGACGCGGATCTGGCCAAGGAACTGGAGGAGGGCAAGAAGCGGCTCAACAAGGATATCGAAGCCTTGGAGCGTCAGGTCAAGGAACTAATTGCTCAGAATGACCGCCTCGATAAGAGCAAAAAGAAGATTCAGTCGGAGCTTGAAGATGCCACCATTGAGCTGGAGGCGCAACGCACGAAG GTGCTCGAATTGGAGAAGAAACAGAAGAACTTCGACAAGATCCTCGCCGAGGAAAAAGCCATATCAGAGCAGATCGCCCAGGAACGCGATACTGCAGAGCGGGAGGCGCGCGAGAAGGAGACCAAGGTGCTGTCGGTTTCCCGCGAGCTAGACGAAGCCTTCGACAAGATTGAAGATCTCGAGAACAAGCGCAAGACCCTCCAAAACGAACTCGACGACCTGGCCAACTCACAGGGAACCGCTGACAAGAACGTCCACGAACTGGAGAAGGCGAAGAGGGCGCTTGAGTCTCAGCTGGCCGAACTGAAAGCACAAAACGAGGAACTCGAGGACGATCTGCAACTGACTGAAGACGCCAAGCTGCGCCTGGAGGTCAATATGCAGGCCCTGCGCTCTCAGTTCGAACGCGACCTGTTGGCTAAGGAGGAGGGCGCCGAGGAGAAAAGACGCGGACTCGTCAAGCAGCTGCGGGATCTAGAGACCGAGTTGGACGAAGAACGTAAACAGCGCACGGCCGCCGTGGCGTCAAAGAAGAAGCTGGAGGGCGACCTTAAGGAGATCGAGACCACAATGGAGATGCATAATAAGGTGAAGGAGGATGCGTTGAAGCACGCGAAGAAGCTGCAAGCACAAGTCAAGGACGCGCTGCGCGACGCCGAGGAGGCTAAGGCCGCCAAGGAGGAACTGCAGGCGCTGAGCAAAGAGGCCGAGCGTAAGGTGAAGGCCCTGGAGGCAGAAGTATTACAGCTGACCGAGGATCTGGCTAGCTCAGAGAGGGCGCGCCGTGCTGCCGAAACGGAGCGCGACGAGCTGGCCGAGGAAATTGCCAATAATGCCAACAAGGGCTCCCTAATGATCGACGAGAAGCGCCGATTGGAGGCCCGCATCGCCACTCttgaggaggagctggaggaggaaCAGTCCAACTCAGAGGTGCTGTTGGATCGCAGCCGCAAGGCGCAGCTGCAGATTGAGCAGTTGACTACTGAGTTGGCCAATGAGAAGTCCAACTCCCAGAAGAACGAGAACGGCCGCGCTCTGCTCGAACGCCAGAACAAGGAGCTAAAGGCCAAGCTTGCCGAAATCGAGACGGCGCAGCGCACCAAGGTGAAGGCCACGATTGCCACGCTCGAGGCCAAGATCGCCAACCTCGAGGAGCAGCTAGAGAATGAGGGCAAGGAGCGACTGTTGCAGCAGAAGGCCAACCGCAAGATGGACAAGAAGATTAAGGAGCTTACGATGAACATCGAGGACGAACGAAGACATGTCGACCAGCACAAGGAGCAAATGGATAAG CTGAATAGCCGCATTAAACTGCTCAAGCGCAACCTGGACGAGAccgaggaggagctgcagaaGGAGAAGACGCAGAAGCGCAAGTACCAGCGTGAGTGCGAGGACATGATTGAATCGCAGGAAGCCATGAATCGTGAGATTAACTCACTCAAAACAAAACTACG ACGCACCGGCGGCATGGGTCTCAGCTCCAGCCGGCTCACGGGCACACCTTCATCAAAGCGCgcaggaggaggcggcggcggcggggaCGACTCATCGGTGCAGGATGAATCATTAGATGGAGAGGATTCTGGCAATTGA